AGCTTGAAGGTCCACACCTTGCCGTCGACGGTCCAGGATTCGGCCAGCGCCGGCACCGGCTTGAGCTGCGCGTCGGTGGCCACCAGCGTGTCGAAGATGGTCTGGGAGATCTGGGTGTTCGGTGTCAGCGCGTGGTACTGCGGATCCATCGACGACGGCTCGGTCTTCAGGCCGATCACCAGGTCGCGCGCAAGCGCAGAATTGCAGGTGCCGAACGCCAACATGACCGCGACCGAACTACAGGCCAACACACGCGAAAACCGAGATGCCATCGTGATCTCCCAGGGTTGTTTCGGGTTTTAAACCTCTGGGGCACAGTAACCAGCAAACAAGCCGCCGCGCAACAGTTATATTCCCCTATTGTCCTAGCTTCGCGTTATCCCCGATATGTCCGTCCATGCCCCCATCGCCGCCATTGCAACCGCCCCCGGAAGAGGCGGCATCGGCGTCGTGCGCGTTTCTGGTGCGGACCTGTCAGAATTGGTGCGGCGCCTGTTCCAGCGCGACCTCACGCCGCGCCACGCTCACTATCTGCCGTTCAAGGCGGTCGATGGTGAACTGCTCGATGAAGGCATCGCGCTGTACTTCAAGGGGCCGCATTCCTACACCGGCGAAGACGTGCTTGAGCTGCAAGGCCACGGCGGCCCCGCGGTGCTGCGCCGCGTGCTCGACAGCTGCCTGGCGGCGGGCCGCGACCAGGGCCTGCGGCTGGCCGAACCGGGTGAATTCACGCGCCGCGCCTTCCTCAACGATCGCATGGACCTGGCGCAGGCCGAGGCCGTCGCCGATTTGATCGAGGCGTCCTCGGTGGCCGCCGCGCGCGGCGCCATGGCCTCGCTGTCGGGCGAATTCTCGGCGCGCGTCAACGACCTGTCCGACCGCATCATCCACCTGCGCATGCTGGTCGAGGCCACGCTCGATTTTCCCGAAGAGGAAATCGACTTCCTTGAAAAGTATCAGGCGCGCCCCACGCTGGAAAAGCTGGCCGGCGACCTCGGCCATCTGATCGCTCAGGCGCGCCAGGGCGTGATCCTGCGCGAAGGCCTGCACGTGGTGCTGGCGGGCCAGCCCAACGTGGGCAAGTCCAGCCTGCTGAACGCGCTGGCCGGCGACGACGTCGCCATCGTCACGCCGATCGCCGGCACCACGCGCGACAAAGTGGTGCAGCAGATCCATATCGACGGCGTGCCGCTGCACATCGTCGACACCGCCGGCCTGCGCGAAACCGAAGACACCGTGGAAAGCATCGGCATCGCCCGCAGCTGGCAGGAAATCGAGCGCGCCGACGTCATCCTGCACCTGCAGGACGCCACCCAGCCGGGCGATGAACTGGACGCCCAGATCACCGCGCGCCTGCCGCCGCGCACGCCGGTGCTGAAGGTTTTCAACAAGGTGGACCTGTTATCCACAGCGTTTACGGCCGGCCCCGGCGAACTCGGCATTTCCGCCAAGCGCGGCGCCGGCCTGGACGCGCTGCGCGCCGAACTGCTGCGGATCGCCGGCTGGAATCCCGGCGCCGAATCGCCCTGGCTGGCGCGCGAACGCCACCTGCACGCGCTGCAGGACGCCGCCGACCACCTGGCGCTGGCGGCCGAACACGCCGAGCAGGACGACCGCGTGCTGGACCTGTTCGCCGAGGAACTGCGGCTGGCGCATGACAGCCTGTCGAGCATCACCGGGAAGTTCACCAGCGACGACCTGCTGGGCGAGATCTTCTCGAGCTTCTGTATCGGGAAATAATAGCCCCAACCAATGCCATTCGCGAGCAAGTCCCTATCTCGCTAGAGATGTGCAGCGCTTCGTCAAGGCAGTCCTATGTCGTTGCAGCACTGCTCATACTCGCGGCTGCAAGCAGATCTGGGGCAATCTCCAGAAACTCGACCAATGCTTGCTGCGCCGGTGATAGTTCGGCCAAACCGGAAGGAACTTCTGGCTCCAGCATGCCATCTTGCAAAGCATCCCCAGCGGCCAACCACCCTAGATACAGAGGCCGCAAATCGCCACGCATCAACTCATCACGCAAGAGAATCAACCTACGCATCCAACCACTACCATCGTCTTCGGCAAAACGGTCATAATCTTCGCTTTCTTCCAGCGTTCAACCGAAGATCCTGTGTTGATCGCTGGATTCAATCGACAGCGCGGGCGAACGTGCGAAAAGATCCAGCTCTGCCTTGCGGAAAACAGCAGTGGTTGGTGTAACCGCTGGGAGTAATGAGGGCTCAAACTCGTAGAACTGATATTCGCTCATGGGACTGGCATCCTGTTGGTCTTGTCTGACTTGGCAGGCACGCAACCTTCTGCGTCAGGAAGTGACATCGCTTTTTGGTTTAAAA
The window above is part of the Achromobacter deleyi genome. Proteins encoded here:
- the mnmE gene encoding tRNA uridine-5-carboxymethylaminomethyl(34) synthesis GTPase MnmE encodes the protein MSVHAPIAAIATAPGRGGIGVVRVSGADLSELVRRLFQRDLTPRHAHYLPFKAVDGELLDEGIALYFKGPHSYTGEDVLELQGHGGPAVLRRVLDSCLAAGRDQGLRLAEPGEFTRRAFLNDRMDLAQAEAVADLIEASSVAAARGAMASLSGEFSARVNDLSDRIIHLRMLVEATLDFPEEEIDFLEKYQARPTLEKLAGDLGHLIAQARQGVILREGLHVVLAGQPNVGKSSLLNALAGDDVAIVTPIAGTTRDKVVQQIHIDGVPLHIVDTAGLRETEDTVESIGIARSWQEIERADVILHLQDATQPGDELDAQITARLPPRTPVLKVFNKVDLLSTAFTAGPGELGISAKRGAGLDALRAELLRIAGWNPGAESPWLARERHLHALQDAADHLALAAEHAEQDDRVLDLFAEELRLAHDSLSSITGKFTSDDLLGEIFSSFCIGK